In the genome of Natronorubrum daqingense, the window GCCCCGACTCGCATGTGCGCGTGAAAGACCGGGAGTCGGGTCGTGCGACCGACCACACCCGCGACGAGTGGCGTGCCGACGTCGATACTGAAGAAAAAGAGCGCGGGGTCGCCGCGATATCGAACGTAGGTCCGGACGTTGAGTTCGGCGACCGCCGTCCGAAGCGCGGGCGGCGTTCCACGAATCCCTGCGTTCGTGAGGACGAACGGCAGGACGCTCACCCAGGCTTCGCCGTCGCGCGTCTCGAGTGTCAACTCGTCGGGGACGTGTGGACGCAACGCGTCGGGGTCGACGGGCCAGTTGACGAACAATCCGTTTCGCCACGTCATCGAGACGACGTGCGGTGCGATCGGTGACGATCCGTCTGCGAACGTCCACCGGAACGGGCTGGTTCGCTTTCGTGTCGGTCGTCGTGTCCGTATCTCTTCTTGATATGTCATCCTCGAGTGTGAACAGACGTGCTGTCAGTGACACTACGACGCGAACGAGCATAAAGAAGCCAGCCACCTGTCAGTTCTTGTGGCGGAGTTCGAGTAGACACGCGACCGAATCCGACCACTCGATTCGAACGAGCGGATTCGGTCCGCTGTCCGCCTCAGTCGGCCGGTTCGATGTCGGGGTCGGTATCGGAGCCAATCTCGGTGTCCGTCGCGCTCGAGTCCGAGAACGTGACGTCGGTGCCGTCGGAGTCCCCACCCGTTGTGGCGTCTCGCAGGTCGACCATCGCGTCCGTCGCCCGGAGGACGAGGATGCCAAATCCGATCCGCGTCGCGATGTCGAGGTACGCACCGACGAAGATGCCGCCGAAGGCATCGAGCAAGCCAATTCCCTGCCGAGAGATGACACCGATCACGAGGTAGCCGATCCAGAGTAACAACAACAGGTTCCGGAGCTTTCCGTAGAGCAACACCCGTTCGCCACTCGTCTCGCCCGAGCGTGCCGTTACCGGCCAGACGAGCGTGTAGATGAGCACTCCGAGTACGACGACCGTCAGTCCGTTCAGCACCAGCGCCTCCGGTGGCGTCTGAAAGACGCCGACGATCGTCACGCTGATCCACGCGAACACGAGAACGACGAGCGTGATGAGTTGTCGCCGACTCGCGCCGGCGATCATACCGGCGAGGACGACCATGATCGGCGTCGCGACGTAGTACTCGACGTAACGCGTCAACGCGACCGGCTCGCCATCGGGCGTCGTAAACCGAAGCAACTCGAGTGACATCCCGAGGTACGCGAGCGAGAGCGTACCACAGATGATCGGCACCGGCAGGTAGTACCGACGGAGTCCCGCCGGCTTGCGGGCGACCCACACGAGGAACGCGACCGTCGCGAGCGCCGTGATCGCCGCACCGATTCGGTACATCTCGAGTTCGGGAATCATCGGTCCTCACCTCCGGCGTCCGAAAAGACGAGGTGTGAACCGTCGTCGCCCCCGTCTGCAGAAACGCTGAACTGGTCGACGGCGTCGGCGAGTTCCATCGCTCGGTCGTCGAGTCGAGTCGCTTCTGCGGAGACGTCGGTGATCGTCGCCGTCGTCTCTTCGGCCGCGGCGGCGACTTGCTGGGCCTGTGAAGTCGTCTCCGCGGCGACGCTCGCGACGTCTTGAACGATCGTCGCGAGTTCCTCGGTGGACGTCGCCTGTTCGTCCGTCGCCTGATCGATCTCCTGGACCCCCGCAGTCACCTGTTCGATCTCCAAGGCGATCCGATCGAGGCTGTCCGCGAGCGTTTCGACCTGATGGGTTGCAGCGCCGATCGTTTCCTCGGTCGCCTCGATCTGTTCGACACTGGTCGTCGCCCGCTGTTGTACCGATTCGATCATTGCTTCGACGTCGTCGACTGCTTCCTGGGTCTGCTCTGCGAGTTCCTTGACCTCGTCCGCGACGGCCTGGAATCCCTCGCCGTCTCCCGACGCGCTTCCCGAGCGAGCGGATTCGATCGCCGCGTTCAACGCCAGCATGTTCGTCTGCGCCGCGATGTCGTCGATCAGTTCGACGACCTGTTGAATCTGTTCGGCCTCGCGCTCGAGGTCGTGAATCGTCGACGCGACGGTGTCAGTTCGCTCGCCGGCGTCGTGCATCTCGTCGGTGAGTTCCGTCGCCGCCACCTGGCCGTCCGTCGCCAGATCGTCGACCTGACTCGATTGGTCTGCGATCGTACTCGTCGCCGCGGCGACCTCCTCGACGGTCGCCGACAGCTCCTTGACTTCCGTCGTCGCCGTCTCGAGGTCCTCAGCCTGCGCAGAGGACCCGTCCGAAATTTCCTGAATCGACGCGCTGACTTCCTCGCTGGCTCGGCTAATCTCCTCGGAACTCGTCTGAACTTCGGTGCTCGTGTGCGCGACGTCCTGGGAGATGCGCTCGACCTGGGCCACCGCCCGTTCGAGATCCGTAATCATCTCGTTGAACGAGTCGGCGATCTCGACCATCGCTTCGTGGTCCGTTTCGGGGTCGAGTCGCTGCTGAAGGTCCCCGCCAGCGCACGCGGACATCACGTCGCCAAAGCGCTGGGCTTCGGCCTCGAGTTCGCGGTTTCGCCGCGCCGTCTGGCGCTGGGCCTCGCGTGCGCGTTCGCGTTCGTCCTCGAGGTCTGCCATCGTCGTGTCGAGGTCGTCACGCATCGTGCCAAAGGAGTCGTAGAGACTGCCGACCTCGTCGACCCGGTTCGTCTCGAGGTCGACTGTGAGGTTGCCATCACCCATCTGTTCGGCCTTGTCCGCGAGGCGGCGGAGTTTCAGCGAGAGGTTGCCGCCGAGGACGATGCCGACGAAGCCGAGGTTGATGACGAAGACGAACGCGAGCGTCGCAACGCTCGCCGTCGCGACGTTGTGCGCGCCGAAGACGTCCGCTTCAGCGCCGTAGGTCGTGAGCTGAAGGGGCGTCTCACCGTCTGTGATAGCCGCCGTCGTGCCGGCGTACTCCTGAGTCGCGTCGTCGGGCGTTCCGGTGGCGATATCGGCGTCGTCACCCGAGAGAGCGGCGAGTACGGCCTCGTCACCCACGTCGGCTTCGGTGCCGGCTGCGAGGAGCGCCTCGCCCTCATTGTCGGTGACGACCGTTCGGTAGTCGTCGTTCGGTTCGATCACGGACTCGAGGCCGCTCGCCGGTGCCGAGAGGGCGACGTACCGGTCCTCACCCTCGTCCGCGGGGGCACTCACAACGTGTGAGAGGACGTCCCCGTCACCCGAGAGCGAGTCGTGTGGCGCGGTCGGCCCGTCCGTTTCGCCGTCGACGCTAATGGCGAAATCCTCGCCGGTCGCGTCGCTCGCACTGCTGGCGAGGACCTCGCCGTCGCCGTCGAGATAATGTAATTCGGTGATCCGGTCGTCACGATCGGCTTGCACCTCGGCAAAGCGGTCGTCTATCGCGTCAGTATCACCGTCGTCGACGCTCGTATCCGCAGCGAGACCGTCGGCCGTCGCGGCGTTCGTCTCGAGCCACTCGGCCGCGACGTCGCTTCGATCCTCGGCGTGGTCGCTGAACTGCTGCTCGGCCGTCGCCCCGACTGCGCCCGACGCGTGGGCGAAAAAGAGCGCGGAGACGAAAATCGTCAACACGGCTACCGCGACGAATATCACGCCGATTTTCACACTGTACGATCGTCTGAGCCGGTCTGGGGTGTAATCCTCGAGTGCCATAGTGGTCCGTGGCCGTATCGATCAACCCGATACGGAAACGTATCATCTGTACTGGACAGTCACGATAAGTTAATGTATCGATTATCGTAAACGACGACTACATCGAGAGTCGCGTTCGCGAGTAGCTAGTCCCAATAAGAGAGAGAAACTACCGGCACGTATCCAGAAATAGAACTCGAGAATACCTCTCCGTCGAAGATAGTCGACCGCCGGTCGGAGACGGGACGCGTCGTCGCCGGAGTCTACGGCTCAGTTGGGAACCCGATATACATGTAGCCGAGTCGAAAATTCACGTGGATTTCGTTGAAATCTGTTTATTCGCGATGGCCGGGATGACGGGTCTCGAGAAGACAGAGAGGACGGCCAGTGACGCACCGATTGAGATCGGGGGGAAACCCGTTCAATCCTCGATTTCGATCGCTGGTCGGCCCGGTTCGGCGTTTTTGTGGACGCTCTCTGGGACCTCCACAGCGTGAACGACGGATACCGGCGCGTCGAACTCGCGTTCGATCAGCCACGCGGCCGACTCGAGGGCGGCGTGTTCGGCCTCGGAGTCGAGCGTCGTCGAGAGTGCCTCGCGTTCGGCCTGCAGGTCCTGTCCGTAGCTCGCGGCGGCGTCGCCCTGCTCGCGGATGTGTGACTCCTGCATCAGTTCGCCGATCAGGTTGTCGGCGTCGCTCTCGATCGCGATCTCGAGGGCGTCGTACTTCCACTCGGGGGCGACGACGACCTCGATCGCCTCGGGGTCCTCGATTCCGGCCACGTCGACGATGTCGCGGATGTCCTCGCGCGTGTTCTGGACCAACTGTCGGCGCTTCGTGACGCGCTCGCGATCGATTTCGGCGGCCGGCCACTCGGCGTCGACGACGAGTCCGTCTTGGCCCAGTTCCTCCCACAGCTCCTCGGCGAGGTGGGGAGCGACGGGCGCGAGCAGACGGACGACGACCGACAGGCCCCGGCGGTACGTCTCAGCGTGTGGATCGGTGTGGGCGGCGTACTGGCGGAGCGTTCGCGTCAAGTCCTGGGTCTCCCGGAGCGCTCGGTTGAACGTCAGTTCGTCGTACTCCGCGCTCGCGATGGCGACGGTCGCGTCGATTTCGGCTCGGACGTAACTCGCGACGGCGTCGTCCTCGCCGTCGGGTTCGTCCGCTGTGATGTCGGCGACCATCTCCGTCAGGCGGCTCAGGTAGGCGTACGTCGATCGAACGCCCTCCTCGCTCCAGTCGAAGTCGCGTTCGGGCTGGGCGGCCTGCATCATGAACAGCCGGGCCGTGTCAGCGCCGTACTCCTCGACGATCCGCTGGGGCGAGACGACGTTGCCCTTCGACTTGGACATCTTCTCACCCTCGAGTTGGACCATCCCCTGTGCCAGCAGGTTCGTGAAGGGTTCGCGGTGCGCTAAGCCCTCGTGATCGGCGAGCACCTTCGTAAAGAAACGCGAGTACAGCAGGTGCATCACGGCGTGTTCGATGCCGCCGACGTACTGATCGACCGGCAGCCAGTCGTTCGCCTGCTCGAGGTCGAACGGCGCGTCCTCGAGGTCCGGCGAGACGAACCGCAGCGGGTACCACGAGGAGTCGACGAAGGTATCCATCGTGTCCGTTTCGCGAGTTGCCTCGCCGCCACAGTCCGGACAGGTCGTCTGCTTCCACTCATCGGCCGCGTCCAGCGGATTTCCGGTGGTGTTGATGAACTCCGGTAACTCGACCGGCAGGTCCTCGTCGGGAACCATCACGGCCCCGCAGTCGTCGTGACAATGGATGACCGGAATCGGCGTCCCCCAGTAGCGCTGGCGGGAGATCCCCCAGTCGCGTAGCTGGTACTGAGTCGCTTCCTCGGCGCTCTCGATGTCCGCGGTGAGTCGCTCTCGAGCCGTTTCGCTCTCGAGGCCGTCGTACTCCCCGGAGTTTACGAGGACGCCGTCGTCGGTGAACGCCTCCTCGCTGACGTCTGGAATCACCGGCTCCTCGCCCGCTTCGGGTTCGGGTGCGATGACGGGGACGATCTCCTCGTCCATCTTCTGGGCAAAGGCGTGGTCGCGCTCGTCGTGGCCCGGAACGGCCATCAGCGCGCCCGTTCCGACGTCAGAGAGGACGAAATCTGCGACGTAGACGGGAATTTCCTCGCCCGTTGCGGGGTTGGTCGCCGTCAGGTCGGTCGCGACGCCGTTTGGCTCGTCGCCCTCGGGGTCGGCCTTCTCCTCGATGAAGTGGCGAACGTCATCGTCTTCGGCTGCGACTGCCTCGCTGATCGGGTGGTCCGGTGCGAGCGCGAAGAAAGTCGCACCGTGGATGGTGTCGACGCGGGTGGTGAAGGCCGTCACCGATCCGTGGCCCGAAATATCGAAATCCAGTTCCGTGCCGTACTGGCGGCCGATCCAGTTGCGTTGCATCTGGCGAACCGAGTTCGGCCACCCCTCCAGGTCGTCGATCGCTTCCAACAACTCGTCGGCGTACTTGGTAATTTGGAGGAACCACTGCTCGAGTTCGCGTTGCTCGACGGGTGTGTCACAGCGCCAGCAGAGTTCGGCCTCGCCTTCGACCTGTTCGTCGGCCAGCACGGTTTCACAGTGGGGACACCAGTTGACCTCGGCGTCGCGACGCTCGACGAGTCCTTCGTCGTGGAACCGGGAGAAGAGCCACTGGTTCCACTGGTAGTACTCGGGCGTGCAGGTCGCGATTTCGCGCTCCCAGTCGTAGCCAAAGCCCATCGCGTTCATCTGCTCGCGCATCGTGTCGATACAGTCGAACGTCCAGTCGCGGGGGTTGGTGTCGCGCTCTTTGGCCGCGTTCTCTGCGGGGAGGCCGAAGGCGTCCCAGCCCATCGGGTGGAGGACTTCCTCGCCCTGCATCCGCCGGTATCGAGCGTAGGCGTCCGTAATCGTGTAATTTCTGACGTGGCCCATGTGGAGTTTACCCGACGGATACGGGTACATGCCGAGGACGTACGTTGGATCCTCGACGTCGTCCGGCGTCCGATAGGCGTCTTCGTCGTCCCACGCCTCCTGCCAGCGTCGTTCGACCGCCGCGTGGTCGTATCCCGCGTCGCTCATTCTTGTATGCGTGTCCGGGCGTCGTCGCCCTATAGCTTTCCATACCACTATCGACACAGCAGGTCGCGACCGCTCGAAATTCGTGAAATCCGACGACCCGGTACCATTCCACCATCCTTACTCGAGTCGAGACTGTCACAAAATGATTTGTTTTTGACAAAAATCTGTCCCTCGAACTCTTAATCTGAGGAACAGGACAATCACCATGTTCACGCGCCTGTTCGGTTCCTACCTACCATGTCAGATGATGGTAAAAATTCAAGAGGTGTGGAATTAAACGGGTGCCAGTCCTGTCCAGATGAGAAACGGACAACCCTCACAGCGGCGGACGGAACAGCCGTCGATTCGTCGACCCGACGACACGTCTTGGGGACGCTGGGCGCACTTTCGGCGACTTCACTCGCGGCTGGAACCGGAAGTGCGGGCTCCCGCGACGAACCAAAATCAGGTGCAGGCGAGAGGGAACCGAAGAGACCAGCACCGAAAGTCGACGGTCCGATCACCGGGGGGAGTGCAACCGGCGAGCCACAGCTATCGGCCGTTCCCAATCTGTCGAAGTACGGCTACGTCGAGGAGGAATATTTCATCTCCGGCCGTGCTCACAGCCTCGAGTCGCTTTCTGGTGGGAAGCGAGACGACGCGTCGTACACGACCCGGATCGTCGTCTGGCGGCCGGCCCACCGCTCGACGTTCAACGGCACGCTACTGGCCGACTGGCCGAACGTCTCGACGCAGGTCGACGTTCCCGTCACCTGGATCAACGCCGACGACTACCTGATGCGCGAGGGCTATGCGGTCGCAATGATCTCGGCACAGGAGGTCGGCGTACAGGACTCCGCCGAGGAGATGGACCTTGTGACGTGGGACCCCGAGCGCTACGGCGATCTCCACCATCCGGGCGACGACTACGCCTTTGACATCTTTTCGCAGGCGATCCGGACGCTGCGGGGCGACTCGAAGCGCCGAAAGGGGGATCCGGATCCGATGGCCGGCCTCGAGCCGAAGCGCGTGCTGGCGACGGGCGTCTCCCAGTCCGCGGGCTTTCTCCACTCGTATATCAACGCGGTCCAGGAACACCTCGGCCTGATCGACGGCTTCCTGCCCGCAACGGCCGGCACGATCATCGACGAGCAGCCGGTGCGCGACGACGTCGCCCCCGTCTTGTGGCTGAACTCCGAGGACGAGGCCGACACAAAGCAACGGCCCGACGAGGGACAGTTCCGGCTCTGGGAAGTTGCCGGCGCTTCGCACGTCAATCGCTGGCTCTCGGCATACGTCGAGATCGCCCTCGCCCGGGACCTCGAGGGCGAAGCGATCCCGTGGGAGCCAGCCATCGCGGGCCAGTACGGCGAACTCGAGGACGGCGTCTACGGCGAGTGCGAGTACAACTACTTCCCGATGCGCTACGCCTACCGGTCGGCCCTCGAGCACCTAAACGAGTGGGTAAAGACCGGCGAGAAACCGACGAGGACGCCCAAAATCCAGCGGGCGGACGACGGCGTTGCCCGCGACGAGTACGGTAACGCCAAGGGTGGCGTTCGCCTGCCGCCGATCGACGTCCCCGTCGCGGAGTACGACGCGATGAGCTGCGAACTGTTCGGCCAAACGCACCGATTCGACGAGCAGACGCTCTCGAAGCTGTATCCGACGCCTCATAAGTACCTGACAAAAATGGCGACAGCAACCGACGAAGCCGTCGAGAACGGCTATCTGCTTCCGGCGGACGCGGCCGACCTCATGCGCCGCGCAAAGGACTCACCTGTCGGCCACGACTGAGTCGGGACGCCCGAAGACTCGTCGTCGTGACTCGAGGTCTCAGGTTGCTCGAAGTCGACATCGATCGCTCTGTCGCTGGAGGTCGATCGCTCTGTCGCTCGAGGCCGATCGCTGGACGCGGACCTCTCTCGATTACTCGATGTCGATCTCTTTCGAGGTCTCGGTGCCGGTCACTTTCGGGAGTCGAACGGTCAGCACGCCGTTTTCGAAGCCGGCCGAGACCTCGTCTTCTTCGACGGGCTCCGGCAGGCGGATGCGCCGACTCGCGGACGTTCGCGTCCGTTCGCGGCGAAGGAACCGTCCGTCGACGGACGCCTCAGATTCCTCCTCCCGGTCGGCCTCGAGGCGAAGCGTTCCCTCCGAGAGCGTCAGTTCGATATCGTCCGTGTCGTAGCCGGGCAGATCGGCCGTCACGAGGTACTCCTCGCCGGTATCGACGACATCGGCCGGAACGGAACCCGGGACCTGCAACCCGCCGCTGGTCATCCCCGATTCGACCTGTTTGCTGACGCGGTCGAGCATCTCCTCGATTTCGTCGAACGGATTTCCTCGCATACGCGAACCTACGGGTTCGAGCAGGATAAATTCTGCCCGCGACGGAAGGTCAGAACACGACCTCGAGTCGACGGCCCGTCCGTCGCCTCGGGTTGGTCAATTTCGAGCGAAGAGACGAGAGCTACTCTGGAAGCGTCACGAGTCCGTCCTCGAGCGCGTCGAACAGGACGTCCCGCGCGTGGCCGTCGGGGTCGACGTTCTCGTAGACCGACTTCACCTCGCCGTCGGCGAGGACGAACGTCGTCCGCGTCGTCACGCCGCTGTCGCGCAACGCCACGTCGAACGCCTCGGCGATCTCGGCGTCGGGGTCGGCCAACAGGTCGAACTCGAGGCCCTCCTGCTCGCAGAAGGCTTCGTGGGAGTCGACGTCGTCGACCGAGACGCCGTAGACGTCGACGCCGGCGTCCTCGTAGCTCTCGCGCTCGCGCTGGAACTGGTTTGCCTCGACCGTACAGCCGGGCGTGTCGTCTTTCGGATAGAAGTAGACGACGGTGGGGTCCTCGAACTCGAGGGTTACCTCCGCTGCGTCCTGGTTCTGTGCGGTCACGGTCGGCGCGTCGGCTCCGTCCTCGAGTGGCATACGTGTATACTCCCGCAGGGGGGAGAAAAGTCGTTTGTGGTGCGGTGTCAGTTGATCACGATAGCCAGAGATAGTACTACGAGTGGACGTCGATCCACGTACAAAACGCATCAAAGTCGTGTGCACCTGCGCTGTCTGCGATATTTCGAAGTGTTCCCGTACGGAGTTCTTCATGCAACGGGACAGTTACCTGTCGCCGGTCGTCCGGGTTTGACGGGTGTTCGTAGTATAACTGGGCGTGATCACCGGTTGTGCGACGCCATTCAAATCCGCCAACGTTGACTAATACTTTGACGAT includes:
- a CDS encoding YqjF family protein — translated: MTYQEEIRTRRPTRKRTSPFRWTFADGSSPIAPHVVSMTWRNGLFVNWPVDPDALRPHVPDELTLETRDGEAWVSVLPFVLTNAGIRGTPPALRTAVAELNVRTYVRYRGDPALFFFSIDVGTPLVAGVVGRTTRLPVFHAHMRVGATDESVAFSSVRSQLAAGARPQFERTTAARFSASYRPDGDVFEPKSGSLAHWLVERRRFYAPEAGGVLAGEIAHDPWPLQPARVTIEENTMLEANGLPEPTGEPVAYYCDELPMTGSIPRRLRDR
- a CDS encoding bacteriorhodopsin; the protein is MIPELEMYRIGAAITALATVAFLVWVARKPAGLRRYYLPVPIICGTLSLAYLGMSLELLRFTTPDGEPVALTRYVEYYVATPIMVVLAGMIAGASRRQLITLVVLVFAWISVTIVGVFQTPPEALVLNGLTVVVLGVLIYTLVWPVTARSGETSGERVLLYGKLRNLLLLLWIGYLVIGVISRQGIGLLDAFGGIFVGAYLDIATRIGFGILVLRATDAMVDLRDATTGGDSDGTDVTFSDSSATDTEIGSDTDPDIEPAD
- a CDS encoding methyl-accepting chemotaxis protein, translating into MALEDYTPDRLRRSYSVKIGVIFVAVAVLTIFVSALFFAHASGAVGATAEQQFSDHAEDRSDVAAEWLETNAATADGLAADTSVDDGDTDAIDDRFAEVQADRDDRITELHYLDGDGEVLASSASDATGEDFAISVDGETDGPTAPHDSLSGDGDVLSHVVSAPADEGEDRYVALSAPASGLESVIEPNDDYRTVVTDNEGEALLAAGTEADVGDEAVLAALSGDDADIATGTPDDATQEYAGTTAAITDGETPLQLTTYGAEADVFGAHNVATASVATLAFVFVINLGFVGIVLGGNLSLKLRRLADKAEQMGDGNLTVDLETNRVDEVGSLYDSFGTMRDDLDTTMADLEDERERAREAQRQTARRNRELEAEAQRFGDVMSACAGGDLQQRLDPETDHEAMVEIADSFNEMITDLERAVAQVERISQDVAHTSTEVQTSSEEISRASEEVSASIQEISDGSSAQAEDLETATTEVKELSATVEEVAAATSTIADQSSQVDDLATDGQVAATELTDEMHDAGERTDTVASTIHDLEREAEQIQQVVELIDDIAAQTNMLALNAAIESARSGSASGDGEGFQAVADEVKELAEQTQEAVDDVEAMIESVQQRATTSVEQIEATEETIGAATHQVETLADSLDRIALEIEQVTAGVQEIDQATDEQATSTEELATIVQDVASVAAETTSQAQQVAAAAEETTATITDVSAEATRLDDRAMELADAVDQFSVSADGGDDGSHLVFSDAGGEDR
- the leuS gene encoding leucine--tRNA ligase translates to MSDAGYDHAAVERRWQEAWDDEDAYRTPDDVEDPTYVLGMYPYPSGKLHMGHVRNYTITDAYARYRRMQGEEVLHPMGWDAFGLPAENAAKERDTNPRDWTFDCIDTMREQMNAMGFGYDWEREIATCTPEYYQWNQWLFSRFHDEGLVERRDAEVNWCPHCETVLADEQVEGEAELCWRCDTPVEQRELEQWFLQITKYADELLEAIDDLEGWPNSVRQMQRNWIGRQYGTELDFDISGHGSVTAFTTRVDTIHGATFFALAPDHPISEAVAAEDDDVRHFIEEKADPEGDEPNGVATDLTATNPATGEEIPVYVADFVLSDVGTGALMAVPGHDERDHAFAQKMDEEIVPVIAPEPEAGEEPVIPDVSEEAFTDDGVLVNSGEYDGLESETARERLTADIESAEEATQYQLRDWGISRQRYWGTPIPVIHCHDDCGAVMVPDEDLPVELPEFINTTGNPLDAADEWKQTTCPDCGGEATRETDTMDTFVDSSWYPLRFVSPDLEDAPFDLEQANDWLPVDQYVGGIEHAVMHLLYSRFFTKVLADHEGLAHREPFTNLLAQGMVQLEGEKMSKSKGNVVSPQRIVEEYGADTARLFMMQAAQPERDFDWSEEGVRSTYAYLSRLTEMVADITADEPDGEDDAVASYVRAEIDATVAIASAEYDELTFNRALRETQDLTRTLRQYAAHTDPHAETYRRGLSVVVRLLAPVAPHLAEELWEELGQDGLVVDAEWPAAEIDRERVTKRRQLVQNTREDIRDIVDVAGIEDPEAIEVVVAPEWKYDALEIAIESDADNLIGELMQESHIREQGDAAASYGQDLQAEREALSTTLDSEAEHAALESAAWLIEREFDAPVSVVHAVEVPESVHKNAEPGRPAIEIED
- a CDS encoding alpha/beta hydrolase domain-containing protein — translated: MGTLGALSATSLAAGTGSAGSRDEPKSGAGEREPKRPAPKVDGPITGGSATGEPQLSAVPNLSKYGYVEEEYFISGRAHSLESLSGGKRDDASYTTRIVVWRPAHRSTFNGTLLADWPNVSTQVDVPVTWINADDYLMREGYAVAMISAQEVGVQDSAEEMDLVTWDPERYGDLHHPGDDYAFDIFSQAIRTLRGDSKRRKGDPDPMAGLEPKRVLATGVSQSAGFLHSYINAVQEHLGLIDGFLPATAGTIIDEQPVRDDVAPVLWLNSEDEADTKQRPDEGQFRLWEVAGASHVNRWLSAYVEIALARDLEGEAIPWEPAIAGQYGELEDGVYGECEYNYFPMRYAYRSALEHLNEWVKTGEKPTRTPKIQRADDGVARDEYGNAKGGVRLPPIDVPVAEYDAMSCELFGQTHRFDEQTLSKLYPTPHKYLTKMATATDEAVENGYLLPADAADLMRRAKDSPVGHD
- a CDS encoding Hsp20/alpha crystallin family protein, giving the protein MRGNPFDEIEEMLDRVSKQVESGMTSGGLQVPGSVPADVVDTGEEYLVTADLPGYDTDDIELTLSEGTLRLEADREEESEASVDGRFLRRERTRTSASRRIRLPEPVEEDEVSAGFENGVLTVRLPKVTGTETSKEIDIE
- a CDS encoding peroxiredoxin, which gives rise to MPLEDGADAPTVTAQNQDAAEVTLEFEDPTVVYFYPKDDTPGCTVEANQFQRERESYEDAGVDVYGVSVDDVDSHEAFCEQEGLEFDLLADPDAEIAEAFDVALRDSGVTTRTTFVLADGEVKSVYENVDPDGHARDVLFDALEDGLVTLPE
- a CDS encoding type II toxin-antitoxin system HicA family toxin: MGRRTFSGFEIVKVLVNVGGFEWRRTTGDHAQLYYEHPSNPDDRRQVTVPLHEELRTGTLRNIADSAGAHDFDAFCTWIDVHS